One Pseudorhodoplanes sinuspersici DNA segment encodes these proteins:
- a CDS encoding threonine aldolase family protein, protein MNFASDNTAGMAPELMAALSQANVGFAIGYGNDALTRDVERRIGEFFDHEVAVFLVPTGTAANALSLAHLTPPWGAVLCHENAHIMTDECGAPEFFGAGLKLIGLRGENGKLTPDTVKNAVARYSGHVPHQVNAASLSITQATEAGTIYRVDEIAALAKVAHVQGLPVHMDGARLGNALARMNVTPAEATWKAGVDVLSFGATKGGAMAAEAVVFFDPARAAGMAERRKRAGHLLSKHRFIAAQFEAYLKDDYWLTLARHANAKADALTEGLRAVDAKIVWPVEANIVFALLPTVLDAKLKAAGAAYYVRSNAMAGDDVAIEPDHVLVRLVTSFATQDSEIEKFIGLVQRG, encoded by the coding sequence GTGAATTTTGCGAGCGACAATACGGCGGGCATGGCCCCCGAACTCATGGCTGCGCTGTCACAGGCGAATGTGGGCTTCGCGATCGGCTACGGCAACGACGCACTGACACGGGACGTCGAGCGGCGGATCGGGGAATTCTTCGATCACGAGGTCGCTGTATTCCTGGTGCCGACCGGAACGGCCGCCAATGCGCTATCTCTCGCCCATCTGACACCACCCTGGGGCGCGGTTCTCTGCCACGAGAATGCGCATATCATGACCGATGAATGCGGGGCGCCGGAATTCTTCGGCGCCGGGCTCAAGCTGATCGGACTGCGCGGCGAGAACGGCAAGCTGACGCCGGACACCGTGAAAAATGCGGTCGCGCGCTATTCCGGTCACGTTCCGCATCAGGTCAATGCTGCCTCGCTGTCGATCACTCAAGCGACGGAAGCTGGCACGATCTATCGCGTCGATGAAATCGCGGCCTTGGCGAAGGTCGCGCATGTGCAGGGTCTTCCGGTGCATATGGATGGTGCGCGCCTCGGCAATGCGCTCGCGCGCATGAATGTGACGCCTGCTGAAGCGACATGGAAAGCCGGCGTGGACGTGCTGTCATTCGGTGCCACGAAAGGCGGGGCAATGGCAGCGGAGGCGGTGGTGTTCTTCGATCCGGCGCGCGCTGCTGGAATGGCGGAACGCCGCAAGCGGGCCGGGCATCTTCTCTCGAAGCATCGCTTTATTGCCGCGCAATTTGAGGCTTATCTGAAAGACGATTACTGGCTGACCCTTGCGCGCCACGCCAATGCGAAAGCAGATGCATTGACGGAGGGTTTGCGCGCTGTCGACGCCAAGATCGTCTGGCCGGTCGAGGCTAATATCGTCTTTGCGCTATTGCCGACAGTGCTGGACGCAAAGCTGAAAGCCGCTGGCGCAGCTTATTATGTCCGCAGCAATGCGATGGCCGGCGACGATGTTGCGATCGAGCCCGATCATGTGCTGGTGCGTCTCGTCACGTCATTCGCGACGCAGGATTCCGAAATTGAGAAGTTTATCGGCCTCGTCCAGCGGGGCTGA
- a CDS encoding winged helix-turn-helix transcriptional regulator: protein MAIRNGAVATSPLQPNVYDANCPTRLILDRIADKWTVLVLGFLEQEPVRFNELRRKINGISQKMLAQTLRQLERDGLVTRTAIATVPVTVEYAITPLGLTLSDTVKALTEWAEQHIADVERAQQRYDKAKAS, encoded by the coding sequence ATGGCCATCAGGAACGGAGCAGTCGCCACCAGTCCTCTCCAACCCAATGTTTACGATGCCAATTGCCCGACCCGGCTGATCCTCGACCGGATCGCCGACAAATGGACCGTGCTGGTTCTTGGCTTCCTTGAGCAGGAGCCGGTTCGCTTCAATGAATTGCGCCGCAAGATTAATGGCATTTCGCAGAAGATGCTGGCGCAGACGCTGCGGCAGCTCGAACGTGATGGCCTTGTGACACGCACCGCCATCGCCACCGTCCCGGTGACGGTGGAGTATGCGATCACGCCGCTCGGGCTGACGCTCAGCGATACAGTCAAAGCGCTGACAGAGTGGGCCGAACAGCACATCGCCGATGTGGAGCGCGCGCAGCAGCGTTACGACAAGGCCAAAGCGAGTTGA
- the gltB gene encoding glutamate synthase large subunit, translating to MSRTKDRMNEQKRIALRASDFADSADPGVPAATGLYNPALDKDSCGVGFIANIKGRKSHQIVEDALTILVNLEHRGAVGADPRAGDGAGILTQIPHAFFAKKTKELGFSLPEPGQYAVGFLFLPRDKEWRDVIRETYAEVAVQEGMTILGWREVPTDNSTLGESVKPTEPVHMQVFVERPAKIKTEEEFERRLYIMRKAISNAIYQRRERRLSGYYPVSLSCRTIIYKGMFLADQLGTYYPDLHDPDFISALALVHQRFSTNTFPTWSLSHPYRMIAHNGEINTLRGNVNWMAARQASVSSPLFGDDINKLWPISYEGQSDTACFDNALEFLVMGGYPLSHAMMMMIPEAWAGNPLMDEERRAFYEYNAALMEPWDGPAAIVFTNGHQIGATLDRNGLRPARYCLTKDDRIMMASEMGVLAIPEKDIVKKWRLQPGKMLLVDLDEGRLIPDEELKAEIAKSHPYKDWLHHTQIVLEELPETGSKAAISNMPLLDRQQAFGYTQEDIKILMAPMGTIGEEATGSMGNDTPISALSDKSKLLYTYFKQNFAQVTNPPIDPIREEIVMSLVSIIGPRPNLFDIEGTSTTKRLEVRQPILTDADLEKIRSIGEIEDNHFKSCTLDTTFAAEQGVAGLEPALKQLKADAEVAVRDGFNIIILSDRKVSADRVPIPALLACAAVHHHLIREGLRTSVGLVVESGEPREVHHFACLAGYGAEAINPYLAFETLIAMKGALPEKLDDKETIKRFIKSVGKGLMKVMSKMGISTYQSYCGAQIFDAIGLRSDFVAKYFTGTHTRIEGVGLAEIAEETVRRHRDAFGDAPVYRTALDVGGEYAFRMRGEDHVWTAQTVANLQHAVRGNSYEQYRAFARTLNEQSEKLLTIRGLFRIKSAEEDGRKAVPIDEVEPAKDIVKRFATGAMSFGSISREAHTTLAVAMNRIGGKSNTGEGGEEADRFKPMPNGDSMRSAIKQVASGRFGVTTEYLVNSDVMQIKMAQGAKPGEGGQLPGHKVDKVIAKVRHSTPGVGLISPPPHHDIYSIEDLAQLIYDLKNVNPSGDVSVKLVSEVGVGTVAAGVSKARSDHVTIAGYEGGTGASPLTSIKHAGSPWEIGLAETHQTLVGNRLRGRITVQVDGGIRTGRDVIIGALLGADEMGFATAPLIAAGCIMMRKCHLNTCPVGVATQDPVLRKRFTGQPEHVINYFFFVAEEVRELMAEMGYRTFDEMIGQMQMLDQRAVIEHWKARGLDFSKLFTKPVAPQGVAIYNSERQNHKLENVLDRRLIAQAAPALDRGAPVRISDEIQNIDRSAGAMLSGEVAKRYGHEGLPDDTIHVSLKGTSGQSFGAWLAKGVTFELEGEGNDYVGKGLSGGRIIVKPAADSGIVPEESIIVGNTVMYGAISGECYFRGIAGERFAVRNSGAVAVVEGTGDHGCEYMTGGIVIVLGQTGRNFAAGMSGGIAYVLDESGGFDKLCNMSMVDLEPVLAEEEANERFYHSRNDLETAGRVEILTDMTRFDAERLRYYIGQHARHTGSVRAQQILADWKNYCGKFRKVMPVEYRRALKEMAAMQQQQPKLAVGA from the coding sequence ATGAGCCGCACGAAGGACCGGATGAACGAGCAGAAGCGGATTGCGCTGCGCGCCTCCGATTTTGCCGATTCCGCCGACCCCGGCGTCCCGGCCGCGACGGGTCTGTATAATCCGGCGCTCGATAAGGATTCCTGCGGTGTCGGTTTCATCGCCAACATCAAGGGCCGCAAGTCGCATCAGATCGTCGAAGATGCTCTGACAATCCTGGTCAATCTCGAGCATCGCGGCGCGGTCGGTGCCGACCCACGCGCCGGTGACGGCGCCGGCATCCTGACCCAGATCCCGCATGCCTTCTTCGCCAAGAAGACGAAAGAACTCGGCTTCAGCCTACCCGAGCCCGGCCAATATGCTGTCGGCTTTCTGTTTCTGCCGCGCGACAAGGAGTGGCGCGACGTCATTCGTGAGACCTATGCCGAAGTCGCTGTCCAGGAAGGCATGACGATTCTCGGCTGGCGCGAGGTGCCGACCGATAATTCGACACTCGGTGAATCGGTCAAACCGACCGAACCGGTGCATATGCAGGTGTTCGTCGAGCGTCCGGCCAAGATCAAGACCGAGGAAGAATTCGAACGCCGCCTGTACATCATGCGCAAGGCGATCTCGAACGCGATCTACCAGCGCCGCGAGCGTCGGCTCTCGGGTTACTATCCGGTATCGCTGTCGTGCCGCACGATCATTTACAAGGGCATGTTCCTCGCCGATCAGCTCGGCACCTATTATCCCGACCTGCACGATCCGGACTTCATCAGCGCGCTGGCTCTCGTGCATCAGCGCTTCTCGACCAACACTTTCCCGACCTGGTCGCTGTCGCATCCTTACCGGATGATCGCGCATAACGGCGAAATCAACACGCTGCGCGGCAACGTCAACTGGATGGCCGCTCGTCAGGCGTCGGTATCCTCGCCGCTGTTTGGCGACGACATCAACAAGCTGTGGCCGATCTCCTACGAAGGCCAGAGCGACACCGCCTGTTTCGACAACGCGCTCGAATTCCTGGTGATGGGCGGCTACCCGCTGTCGCACGCCATGATGATGATGATTCCGGAAGCCTGGGCGGGCAATCCGCTCATGGATGAGGAACGTCGCGCCTTCTACGAGTATAACGCTGCACTGATGGAGCCGTGGGACGGCCCGGCCGCGATCGTTTTCACCAACGGCCATCAGATTGGCGCGACTCTCGATCGCAATGGCCTGCGTCCGGCGCGTTACTGCCTGACGAAGGACGACCGCATCATGATGGCGTCCGAAATGGGCGTGCTGGCGATTCCGGAAAAGGACATCGTCAAGAAATGGCGTCTGCAGCCGGGCAAGATGCTGCTGGTCGATCTCGACGAAGGCCGCCTCATTCCCGACGAGGAATTGAAAGCCGAGATCGCCAAGTCGCATCCCTATAAGGACTGGCTGCATCATACGCAGATCGTGCTCGAAGAACTGCCGGAAACCGGCAGCAAGGCCGCGATCTCCAACATGCCGCTGCTCGATCGCCAGCAGGCCTTCGGCTACACCCAGGAAGATATCAAAATCCTGATGGCGCCGATGGGCACCATCGGTGAGGAAGCCACCGGCTCGATGGGCAATGACACGCCGATCTCGGCATTGTCGGACAAGTCCAAGCTGCTCTACACCTATTTCAAGCAGAATTTTGCGCAGGTCACGAACCCGCCGATCGACCCGATCCGCGAAGAGATCGTGATGAGCCTCGTCTCGATCATCGGTCCGCGGCCGAACCTGTTCGACATCGAAGGCACATCGACGACCAAACGCCTCGAAGTCCGTCAACCGATCCTGACCGATGCCGATCTGGAAAAGATCCGCTCAATCGGCGAAATCGAGGACAATCATTTCAAATCCTGCACGCTCGACACCACCTTTGCGGCAGAACAAGGCGTGGCCGGCCTCGAGCCGGCGCTGAAGCAATTGAAAGCTGACGCGGAAGTTGCGGTGCGCGACGGCTTCAACATCATCATCCTGTCCGATCGCAAGGTCAGCGCGGATCGCGTGCCGATCCCGGCTTTGCTCGCCTGCGCGGCGGTGCATCATCACCTGATTCGTGAAGGTCTGCGCACCTCGGTTGGTCTTGTCGTCGAATCCGGCGAGCCGCGCGAAGTGCATCACTTCGCCTGCCTTGCCGGTTACGGCGCCGAAGCGATCAATCCCTATCTCGCGTTCGAAACACTGATCGCAATGAAGGGAGCGCTACCGGAGAAGCTGGACGACAAGGAAACGATCAAGCGTTTCATCAAGTCGGTCGGCAAAGGCCTGATGAAGGTGATGTCCAAGATGGGCATCTCGACCTATCAGTCCTATTGTGGCGCGCAGATTTTCGACGCGATCGGTCTCCGGTCGGATTTCGTCGCGAAATACTTCACCGGCACGCACACGCGCATCGAAGGTGTTGGCCTCGCTGAAATCGCGGAAGAGACCGTGCGGCGCCATCGCGACGCCTTCGGCGATGCACCGGTGTATCGCACGGCACTGGATGTCGGCGGCGAATATGCCTTCCGCATGCGCGGCGAAGATCATGTGTGGACGGCTCAGACGGTCGCCAATCTGCAGCATGCGGTGCGTGGCAACTCCTATGAGCAATACCGCGCTTTCGCACGCACGCTGAACGAACAATCCGAAAAGCTGCTGACGATCCGCGGCCTGTTCCGCATCAAGAGCGCGGAAGAAGATGGCCGGAAAGCCGTGCCGATCGACGAAGTCGAGCCGGCGAAGGATATCGTCAAGCGCTTTGCCACCGGCGCGATGTCGTTCGGCTCGATCTCCCGCGAGGCGCATACGACGCTCGCGGTCGCCATGAACCGGATCGGCGGCAAGTCGAATACCGGCGAGGGCGGTGAAGAGGCCGATCGTTTCAAGCCGATGCCGAATGGCGATTCCATGCGCTCGGCGATCAAGCAGGTCGCCTCGGGCCGCTTTGGCGTCACCACTGAATATCTCGTCAATTCCGACGTGATGCAGATCAAGATGGCGCAAGGCGCAAAGCCCGGCGAAGGCGGACAGTTGCCCGGCCACAAGGTCGACAAGGTGATCGCCAAGGTCCGCCATTCGACGCCGGGCGTCGGCCTGATCTCGCCGCCACCGCATCACGACATCTATTCGATCGAAGATCTGGCGCAGCTCATCTACGACCTGAAGAACGTCAATCCTTCGGGTGATGTGTCGGTCAAGCTCGTCTCCGAAGTCGGTGTCGGCACTGTCGCGGCGGGCGTATCGAAGGCGCGATCGGACCATGTGACGATCGCCGGCTATGAAGGCGGCACCGGCGCAAGCCCCCTCACCTCGATCAAGCATGCTGGCAGCCCATGGGAAATCGGCCTTGCCGAAACCCACCAGACACTGGTCGGCAATCGTCTGCGCGGCCGCATCACCGTGCAGGTCGACGGCGGTATCCGCACCGGACGCGACGTGATCATTGGTGCCCTGCTTGGTGCGGACGAGATGGGCTTTGCGACCGCGCCGCTGATCGCGGCCGGCTGCATCATGATGCGCAAGTGTCATCTCAACACCTGCCCGGTCGGCGTTGCGACGCAGGACCCGGTCCTGCGCAAGCGCTTCACCGGCCAGCCGGAACACGTCATTAACTATTTCTTCTTCGTCGCTGAGGAGGTGCGCGAGCTGATGGCCGAGATGGGCTATCGTACGTTCGACGAAATGATCGGCCAGATGCAGATGCTCGATCAGCGCGCCGTCATCGAACACTGGAAAGCGCGCGGTCTCGACTTCTCCAAGCTGTTTACGAAGCCGGTCGCGCCGCAGGGCGTTGCGATCTACAATTCCGAACGGCAGAACCACAAGCTCGAGAACGTGCTCGATCGCAGGTTGATTGCGCAGGCCGCCCCTGCACTCGATCGTGGTGCGCCCGTGCGGATTTCCGACGAGATCCAGAATATCGACCGCAGCGCCGGCGCGATGCTGTCGGGCGAAGTCGCCAAGCGTTACGGCCATGAAGGCCTGCCGGACGACACGATCCATGTGTCGCTGAAGGGCACATCCGGTCAGAGCTTCGGCGCGTGGTTGGCCAAGGGCGTCACCTTCGAACTCGAAGGCGAAGGCAACGACTATGTCGGCAAGGGATTGTCCGGCGGCCGCATCATCGTGAAGCCGGCCGCCGATTCCGGTATCGTGCCGGAAGAGTCGATCATCGTCGGCAACACCGTGATGTATGGCGCAATCTCGGGGGAATGCTATTTCCGCGGCATTGCCGGCGAGCGGTTCGCCGTTCGCAACTCCGGTGCTGTTGCCGTTGTCGAAGGCACCGGCGATCATGGCTGCGAATACATGACCGGCGGCATCGTCATTGTTCTTGGTCAGACCGGGCGCAACTTCGCGGCCGGCATGTCGGGCGGCATCGCCTATGTGCTGGATGAAAGCGGCGGCTTTGACAAGCTCTGCAACATGTCGATGGTTGATCTCGAACCCGTTCTCGCCGAGGAAGAGGCTAACGAGCGCTTCTATCATAGCCGCAATGACCTCGAGACGGCGGGACGCGTCGAAATCCTGACCGACATGACGCGCTTCGATGCCGAACGTCTGCGCTATTATATCGGCCAGCATGCCCGCCATACCGGATCGGTGCGCGCACAGCAGATCCTGGCCGACTGGAAAAATTATTGCGGTAAATTCCGGAAAGTCATGCCGGTCGAATATCGCCGCGCTTTAAAGGAAATGGCGGCGATGCAGCAACAGCAGCCCAAACTCGCGGTCGGTGCCTGA
- a CDS encoding alpha/beta fold hydrolase produces MAYTFVLIHGSWHDNRAWKPVIDRLEQNGHRAYAPTVAGHTATDKKDISHAECVQSVVDFIKTSDLHDFVLVGHSFGGTVIQAVAEHVPDRIRRLVFWNAFVLLDGQSLEDNIPPHYRELFAQLKQPDGGVMLPYPVWRDAFIGDADDVLAREAYSTLSPTPSRSHNDKVPLKTFYSLPIPKSYLNCTEDIALPPGPEWGWHPRMSSRLGLYRLVQMPGSHEVIFTNPHLLADKLVEAGRD; encoded by the coding sequence ATGGCTTACACATTCGTTCTCATCCACGGCTCCTGGCACGACAACCGGGCGTGGAAACCTGTCATTGACCGGCTCGAGCAAAACGGACATCGCGCATATGCGCCGACCGTCGCCGGCCATACGGCCACCGACAAAAAAGACATCTCACACGCCGAATGCGTCCAGTCGGTTGTCGATTTCATCAAGACCTCGGACCTTCATGATTTCGTGCTGGTTGGGCACTCCTTCGGCGGCACCGTTATCCAGGCCGTCGCAGAGCATGTGCCAGATCGCATCCGCCGGCTCGTTTTCTGGAATGCATTTGTTTTGCTCGACGGGCAAAGCCTCGAAGACAACATCCCGCCGCACTACCGCGAATTGTTCGCACAATTGAAGCAACCGGACGGTGGCGTGATGTTGCCCTATCCTGTATGGCGCGATGCCTTTATCGGCGATGCCGACGATGTGCTCGCTCGCGAGGCCTACAGCACGCTGTCGCCGACGCCCTCGCGCAGCCACAATGACAAGGTGCCGCTAAAAACATTCTATTCGTTGCCAATCCCGAAGAGCTATCTCAACTGTACCGAGGATATCGCCCTGCCGCCCGGGCCAGAATGGGGCTGGCATCCGCGCATGTCGTCGCGGCTGGGCCTCTATCGCCTCGTGCAGATGCCGGGCAGCCATGAGGTGATCTTTACCAACCCGCATTTGCTCGCGGATAAACTGGTCGAAGCGGGACGAGACTAG
- a CDS encoding Hsp20 family protein, with protein sequence MRHFDLTPFYRSTVGFDRLFNLLDQAGSDAAPGYPPYNIERTGDNAYRVSVAVAGFGENDLHIELKENTLTIKGEKQAKSEEKGGEVLYQGIAARAFERVFQLADFVQVKGAKLENGLLHVDLVREIPEAKKPRQIPINGKSIEAQVETKAAA encoded by the coding sequence ATGCGTCACTTCGATCTTACGCCCTTTTACCGTTCCACCGTCGGCTTCGATCGCCTGTTCAATCTGCTCGATCAGGCAGGCTCGGACGCCGCTCCAGGCTATCCGCCCTACAACATTGAGCGAACCGGCGACAACGCATATCGCGTGAGCGTTGCGGTTGCGGGCTTCGGCGAGAACGATCTCCATATCGAGTTGAAGGAAAACACCCTCACCATCAAGGGCGAGAAGCAGGCCAAGTCTGAGGAGAAGGGCGGCGAGGTTCTCTATCAGGGTATCGCCGCGCGCGCGTTTGAGCGCGTATTCCAGCTTGCCGACTTCGTCCAGGTGAAGGGCGCCAAGCTTGAGAATGGTCTCCTTCACGTCGATCTCGTCCGCGAGATTCCGGAGGCGAAGAAGCCGCGCCAGATCCCGATCAACGGCAAGTCGATCGAGGCTCAGGTGGAGACCAAAGCCGCGGCCTAA
- a CDS encoding alpha/beta hydrolase has protein sequence MKLISIPANPVPDDAIVGAIKTPDQVELRFVRFAPPAGRKGTVCLFQGRAEFIEKYFETVRDLRARGFAVATFDWRGQGLSQHMLSDRRKGHVKSFREYEIDLETFMREVVLPDCPPPFYALGHSMGASVLIRIANRGLRWFDRMVLCAPLIDLGPKNATPFARPVVRWLNVFGAGTSYVPGGSSTVVASQPFIGNVLTSDPVRHARTAAILEAEPELGLGSPTNAWAAAAFSMMRDFENGSYTKSIRQPILMIGASRDETVSTPAIEAFGGRLRAGSHLIIGGARHEMMMETDRYRGQLLAAFDAFVPGTPAYA, from the coding sequence ATGAAGCTCATTTCAATCCCCGCCAATCCCGTCCCGGATGACGCGATCGTCGGAGCCATCAAAACGCCCGATCAGGTGGAGTTGCGCTTTGTGCGCTTTGCACCGCCGGCCGGACGCAAAGGCACGGTCTGTCTCTTTCAGGGCCGCGCGGAATTCATCGAGAAATATTTCGAAACGGTACGCGACCTGCGGGCGCGAGGTTTTGCGGTCGCGACTTTCGACTGGCGCGGGCAAGGATTGTCACAGCATATGCTCAGTGATCGTCGCAAAGGCCATGTCAAAAGCTTTCGTGAATACGAGATCGATCTCGAAACCTTCATGCGCGAAGTTGTGTTGCCCGATTGCCCGCCGCCTTTCTATGCGCTCGGGCATTCGATGGGGGCATCCGTCCTTATTCGTATCGCCAATCGAGGCCTTCGCTGGTTCGACCGCATGGTGCTGTGCGCGCCGCTGATCGATCTGGGACCCAAAAATGCCACGCCATTCGCCCGGCCTGTCGTTCGATGGCTGAATGTCTTCGGCGCGGGCACATCCTATGTGCCGGGCGGATCGTCGACGGTGGTCGCTTCACAGCCCTTCATCGGCAATGTGCTGACATCGGACCCGGTGCGCCACGCGCGGACAGCCGCGATTCTGGAAGCCGAGCCGGAACTGGGCTTGGGATCTCCGACGAACGCCTGGGCGGCGGCCGCTTTCTCGATGATGCGCGATTTCGAGAACGGGTCCTATACGAAGAGCATCCGCCAGCCGATCCTGATGATCGGCGCCAGCCGCGACGAAACGGTGTCAACGCCGGCAATCGAAGCCTTCGGCGGACGGCTGCGGGCAGGCTCGCATCTCATCATTGGCGGTGCACGGCACGAGATGATGATGGAAACCGACCGCTATCGCGGCCAATTGCTGGCGGCCTTTGATGCCTTCGTGCCCGGCACGCCAGCTTATGCATAG
- a CDS encoding PepSY domain-containing protein, producing the protein MKQPFIFAIFAATLAGAAPAQAQHIAADLLPPYEVSTIVASMGMRPLDRPIWRNGRYVINAIDRNGREVRVVLDAHDGQVIAVRPRMRDYVYEPRYGAPPPPPEYPRGAPYEPRYDQRYGAPPPPAAIPGRPPADDDDEYFDDDRLQGSLMPPAAPRGASPAPREATTGSVPRRVTSVGPTDRKADPAKPANSKAAVNKDNKGAAPVPRPRPAVANAKPDEPRIERPKTIGSTDAAADKPQTSDHNTTDKNAAKPDSAKPDAKEASNAKAANPDAAKPEVTKTEEPKTDIRVIDMSKPKTEEKPEDKPGEAIRY; encoded by the coding sequence GTGAAACAACCATTCATCTTTGCGATATTTGCGGCAACATTGGCGGGCGCTGCGCCGGCCCAGGCGCAGCATATCGCTGCCGATCTGCTGCCGCCTTATGAAGTGTCGACCATCGTTGCGTCGATGGGAATGCGGCCGCTGGATCGCCCGATCTGGCGCAATGGGCGCTATGTCATCAATGCGATCGATCGCAATGGACGCGAAGTCCGTGTCGTTCTTGATGCGCATGACGGGCAGGTTATCGCCGTGCGGCCGCGCATGCGCGATTACGTTTACGAGCCGCGTTACGGTGCGCCGCCGCCGCCTCCTGAATATCCACGCGGCGCGCCTTACGAGCCACGCTATGACCAGCGTTACGGCGCCCCGCCGCCGCCCGCTGCGATTCCTGGCCGTCCGCCGGCTGACGATGATGACGAATATTTCGATGATGACCGTCTGCAGGGTTCATTGATGCCGCCAGCGGCTCCGCGTGGTGCATCGCCGGCGCCGCGGGAAGCGACGACGGGCAGCGTGCCGCGTCGTGTCACATCGGTCGGGCCGACGGATCGTAAGGCCGATCCTGCCAAACCTGCGAATAGCAAAGCGGCGGTCAACAAGGACAATAAAGGCGCTGCTCCAGTGCCACGTCCGCGTCCGGCTGTTGCAAATGCCAAGCCCGATGAGCCCAGAATAGAGAGGCCCAAGACAATCGGCAGCACGGATGCGGCCGCTGATAAACCGCAGACGTCGGACCACAACACAACCGACAAGAACGCTGCTAAACCAGACAGTGCCAAGCCTGACGCCAAGGAAGCCTCAAATGCCAAGGCGGCGAACCCAGACGCCGCCAAGCCTGAAGTAACGAAGACGGAAGAACCGAAAACGGACATCCGCGTCATCGACATGAGCAAACCGAAGACAGAGGAAAAGCCGGAAGACAAGCCCGGCGAGGCGATCCGGTATTGA
- a CDS encoding NAD(P)-dependent oxidoreductase: MKIAVIGASGRGGSRIVEELSRRGHDVTAIARHPEKIAKLPNVTAKQGDLYDAGFSDLLKGHDAVVSAVHFMASDPETLIEAVRKAGVKRYAVMGGAGSLEVAPGVQLVDTPNFPAAYKNEALKGGEFLKRLREEKDLDWTFVSPAALIDFGQRTGKFRIGGDQLLVDDKGNSTISFEDFAVAMADELEQHKHSRQRFTVAY, from the coding sequence ATGAAGATCGCTGTTATCGGAGCGTCCGGCCGGGGCGGTTCGCGGATTGTCGAGGAATTGTCACGCCGCGGGCATGATGTGACGGCCATCGCGCGTCATCCGGAGAAAATCGCCAAGCTCCCCAACGTCACCGCCAAACAAGGCGATCTCTACGACGCCGGCTTCTCGGACCTGCTGAAAGGCCACGATGCCGTCGTCAGCGCCGTTCATTTCATGGCAAGCGACCCTGAAACTTTGATCGAAGCGGTGCGCAAGGCCGGTGTGAAACGCTACGCGGTTATGGGCGGTGCCGGCAGCCTAGAAGTTGCGCCGGGTGTGCAACTCGTGGATACGCCCAACTTCCCTGCGGCGTACAAAAACGAGGCCCTGAAGGGCGGCGAATTCCTGAAACGGCTTCGCGAAGAAAAAGATCTCGATTGGACCTTTGTATCACCGGCCGCGCTGATCGATTTCGGACAGCGCACCGGTAAGTTCCGTATCGGCGGCGATCAATTGCTGGTCGACGACAAAGGTAACAGCACGATCTCGTTCGAGGACTTTGCCGTCGCAATGGCCGATGAACTCGAACAGCACAAGCATTCGCGTCAGCGTTTTACCGTCGCTTATTGA